Within Microbacterium oryzae, the genomic segment AGGCCATCGGCGGCCAGGCGACATCCGTCACCAAGGCGATCGGACAGGCATCCGCATGACGTTCGACGCGATCGGCATCGCCGGCACGGGGCTCACCGTGCACCGCAAGTGGCTCGACGCCATCAGCGACAACATCGCCAACGTCAACACGGCCACCCCGGTCGGGCAGGAGGCGTTCCGCGAGCGCCTCGTCATGGTCACCGAGGGCACCGAGGACCCCGGGGCGTACGTCGCGGGAATCGCCGAGTCCGAGGCCGAGGGGCGCCTCGTGTACGAGCCCGAGCACCCCTACGCGAACGAGGACGGCTACGTGCAGTACCCGAACGTCGACCTCGGCGATCAGATGAGCATGCTCATCCTCGCGCAGCGCGGCTACGAGGCGAACGCCGCGGTCGTCGACCGTGCGAAGACCACGTACGAGGCCGCGCTCCAGATCGGGCGCAGCTGATGCCCGCCGGAATCGACCCGGTGGCAGCCGCCGGCGTGAGCCGGCTGTCCGCTCTGAGCTTCGAGAGCGCGAGCGCCGCCCCGCCCGCCGACAACCCGGCGTCCGCGGCGTCGTTCGCCACCTCCCTCGCCGGCGCCGTCGACAACCTGCAGCAGCTGCAGTCCACGTCGAACGAGCTCGCCGTCCAGGCGGTCACCGGCGATCTGGACGACATCCATCGCGCCACGATCGCGGCCTCCCGCGCCTCCGTCACGCTCGACCTCGTCGTCGCCGTGCGCGACCGGAGCGTCGCGGCGTTCAACGACATCATGAGGATGCAGGCCTGACATGCCGAAGATGATCACGAGCGTGTTCGACCGGGCCAAGCAGGTCGTCGGCGGCTTCAGCGTCGCGCAGCGCACCATCGCGCTCATCGGCGTCGCGCTGCTGGCCATGGGCGCGATCGCGCTGGGCACCTGGATGTCGAAGCCGCAGATGAGCCCGCTGTTCACCGGCCTCAGCGCCGCCGACGCGTCCGCCGTCGTCGAGCAGCTGAAGTCCGCCGGCGTCGCCTACGAGCTGACCGAGGGCGGCGCGACGATCCTCGTGCCCGACGACCAGGTCTACGCGCAGCGCCTGGCCGCGGCGTCCGCCGGGCTCCCCGGGGACTCGAGCGACGGCTACACGCTGCTCGACGACATGGGCGTGACCGCCAGCGAGTTCCAGCAGTCCGTGACGTACAAGCGCGCCATCGAGGGCGAGCTCGCCAGCACCATCGGCGCGATGACGGGAGTCACCTCCGCCAGCGTGCAGCTGGCCATCCCCGAGGAGTCGGTGTTCGTCGCCGACCAGCAGGACCCGACGGCGTCGGTGTTCGTGCGCACGCAGAACGGCGTCACGCTCGACGACGACCAGGTCGAGGCGATCGTGCACCTGACGAGCGCCGCCGTCACCGGCATGAGCCCCGAGGACGTCGCCGTCACCGATCAGGATGGCCATGTGCTGTCCGCGGTCGGCTCCGGTCTCACCGGCGGCGCCGACAAGCAGGCCACGGAGTACGAGAGCAAGGTCGCAGCGACAGTGGGGCAGATGCTCGAGACGATCGTCGGCCCGGGCAACGCGAGCGTCTCGGTGGCCGCCGACGTCGCGAACTCCACCTCGGAGCGGATGGAGGAGACGTACACCGCCCCCGAGGGCGAGCTCGCGCCATCCGAGCAGACGAAGACCGAGACCTACTCCGGCGGCGCCGGCGGCGAGGCGGGCGTGCTCGGCCCCGACAACATCGCCGCGCCCGTCCAGGACGGCGCGGGCTCGTACGAGCTCGAGGAGACCACGCGCAACAATGCCGTGAACAAGGCCACCGAGAAGACCGTGACGCCGTCGGGCGAGGTCACGCGGCAGACCGTGAGTATCGCCCTGAACCGCGACGCCGTGGAGGGCGTCACCGCCGAGCAGGTCCAGGCGCTGGTGGCGACCGCCGCCGGCATCGACACCGAGCGCGGCGACAGCGTCACCGTGGAGTTCGTCGAGTTCAGCCAGGCGGGAGCGGAAGCCGCGGCGGCCGCGCTCGCCGAGGCGGAGGCCGCCGAGGAGGCGCGCCGTCAGGACGAGCTCCTGCGCACCTCGATCATCGGCGGCGCGATCGTGCTCGCCGCGATCGTCCTGGCGGTCATGATGGCGGTCCGCGGTCGTCGCCGTCGCCGCGGCGACGAGCTCGTCGCGCAGTCGGCCATGTCGGCGCTTCTGCCGCCGGACGATGACGTGGTGCTGCTGACTTCGGTGCCGGAGCCCGCACCGCGCGCGACGCCCGCGGCCCTCGCGCCCACCGAGGTGATCGACGTCGTGGACGAGCCGGAGCCCGTC encodes:
- a CDS encoding flagellar basal body rod protein FlgC; amino-acid sequence: MTFDAIGIAGTGLTVHRKWLDAISDNIANVNTATPVGQEAFRERLVMVTEGTEDPGAYVAGIAESEAEGRLVYEPEHPYANEDGYVQYPNVDLGDQMSMLILAQRGYEANAAVVDRAKTTYEAALQIGRS
- the fliE gene encoding flagellar hook-basal body complex protein FliE, which produces MPAGIDPVAAAGVSRLSALSFESASAAPPADNPASAASFATSLAGAVDNLQQLQSTSNELAVQAVTGDLDDIHRATIAASRASVTLDLVVAVRDRSVAAFNDIMRMQA
- the fliF gene encoding flagellar basal-body MS-ring/collar protein FliF yields the protein MPKMITSVFDRAKQVVGGFSVAQRTIALIGVALLAMGAIALGTWMSKPQMSPLFTGLSAADASAVVEQLKSAGVAYELTEGGATILVPDDQVYAQRLAAASAGLPGDSSDGYTLLDDMGVTASEFQQSVTYKRAIEGELASTIGAMTGVTSASVQLAIPEESVFVADQQDPTASVFVRTQNGVTLDDDQVEAIVHLTSAAVTGMSPEDVAVTDQDGHVLSAVGSGLTGGADKQATEYESKVAATVGQMLETIVGPGNASVSVAADVANSTSERMEETYTAPEGELAPSEQTKTETYSGGAGGEAGVLGPDNIAAPVQDGAGSYELEETTRNNAVNKATEKTVTPSGEVTRQTVSIALNRDAVEGVTAEQVQALVATAAGIDTERGDSVTVEFVEFSQAGAEAAAAALAEAEAAEEARRQDELLRTSIIGGAIVLAAIVLAVMMAVRGRRRRRGDELVAQSAMSALLPPDDDVVLLTSVPEPAPRATPAALAPTEVIDVVDEPEPVQVLVERRRREVDQIARTDPEAAAAALIDMMDEAAV